The genome window TTACGCCAGCAAACCAAGCAACCAATAAAATGGGCATTGCCAGGCCCAATGACAATGATTGACACGCTTTACGACGATCATTATAAAAGCCGCGAAAAACTAGCGTGGGAATTTGCCATAATTCTCAATCAAGAAGCAAAAGAATTAGAAGCCGCAGGCGTTGATATCATCCAATTTGATGAGCCCGCGTTTAACGTATTTTTTGATGAAGTGAACGACTGGGGAATTGCCTGTTTAGAGCGCGCAATTGAAGGGCTTAAATGCGAAACCGCAGTTCATATTTGCTATGGCTACGGCATTAAAGCCAATACAGATTGGAAAAAAACACTAGGAAGCGAATGGCGACAGTACGAAGAAGCATTCCCTAAGCTTCAGCAATCTAATATCGATATTATCTCACTAGAGTGCCATAACTCGCATGTACCAATGGATTTACTAGAACTTATTCGCGGTAAAAAAGTAATGGTAGGCGCAATTGATGTAGCAAATCACACTATCGAAACGCCAGAAGAAGTAGCTAATACGCTACGTAAAGCACTGCAATTTGTAGATGCCGACAAACTCTACCCGTGTACCAACTGCGGCATGGCTCCACTACCTCACCATATAGCCAGAGGTAAACTAAATGCCTTGAGCTCAGGAGCTGAAATTATAAGAAAAGAATTATTAGAAAAAAGCTAGTAAAGTAGCTTTAAAATACAAATTGTAAACAATAACTACTGTCGCACCATGCCATAGTAAAATCCATAAACATGGTGCGTTAGCTAAAACCGACTAAAGAACAAAGTTTAGGTTAGTTATTTAATTTTTTTTATTAAAAAGCTCTAACCTATTTTTTGAAAAATCGATAACTGCTTGGTATTGAATAAAAAAGGGAGAGCCTAACAAGCCATGTACTCCCTTTTCACCACCCGCCACCTGTACATGGTCAAGATTAAGTGACACAAAGGCAGGACTTTCAAACAAGGCACTACCAAACTCAATTGAATCAACTTCTATATCTCCCATAGCGTGATCCGAAGTGCCCAAGCCTGCTGCATTCTCAACATTGAGTGTCTCTTCAATGCCTAATTCACTTAGGCATCCCCTGTCTAAAACAGATGTCCCAGCGCCAGTATCTAAAATAAAACGTAACAATTTACCGTTAATTTTAGCTTCAACAATTTGGTGGCCTGTTTCTGATATTTCAAACTCAATTACAGTTTTTCCTTCAGATAAATTCATATACGTTCCTTGTTAGATTTTATTTAGGTGTTGGAAAACGAATACACCCTACGATGAATCGACTTATTTAGCGGCTTTAAAGCGCCACTATTAAAAGTTGCAATTAATAGACAAATTTTACTAGTTGCCCACCTCAGGACGTTTTGTTATATGTACATTAATTCAAGTCTATTTCAGGGTGTTCTTTAATCCCGTACATTTTTTCCATTATTTTTAAGTAAAAATCTAAAGAGGGCATATTCATTTCTTCACGCCGTTTATCTACATTAGTTTCATCTTCTATAGGGCTAAACACAACTTTACCTTCACTCACATCAGCTTGAGTACCATAGATTTGTTTCTTTCCTTGTGCAATAAGAGCTCTATCAGTTAAAAGAGCAACTTGTTGTCCGCTAACACCTTCGCCATTCAAATATGATTGCTTTAAATAAGGAAGCATTTTTACTTTAAATGCAACATCAGGTGAATGCTGGATGACTAAAAATGCTGCTCCAACTCCTTTAACTCCGACTAAATCCCTTGTTACCCAATGATGCTTTTTAATGATAGCTTTAAGTTTTCCTGTATTACTTTCATCTATTTTCATCATTTGTTCTAGGAGTGCTTTAGGCGGGTTTTGCCACCCAGCTTCTCCTATTTTGTTTCGAATATGTTGATCTTCAATTTCCATTTCAATTAGTTCTTTTTGCAGAGGAAGGTTAATTTCGGCAAAAGAATAAAAAGGTATTATCAACACTAAAAATAATAGGTAACGCATCAACTGAACTCTCCTTGTACATATAACGAGCCTGTAGATTAACTCGTTTTTTATTTATTTTTATTGATAAACAAACCATAGCTGAATTTGCAATTAATAGCTAAACTTTACTAGTCGTCCACCTCAGGGCGTGTTGTTATACGTACTTACAGCGGAGACCACTTTTTATATTTGTGTTTTTGAGCTAATCCAACTGCGTTAGTTATTTCGTCCCGTTTTGAGGCTGAACAAAAATGTAGATACTCCTCAACCTTTTTTCCTGACCAACCTGGAGCGGCTGCTAATACCCAAAAATTAATTCCATCATTTTTGCCTTGAGCTGCCACATGATCAATTATTCTTTCTATATCTATTTCCGCTGGCACCATTTTAAGCATTGCCATTGCGCGAAGTGCTCCATCAGTGACCATAAAGTTACCAGATTCGATCGCTTTAAATATTGATATAACATCCTGTTCATTTTGCATTGATAATCTTTGGATTGCATCGCCGATAGCAAGATAAACCATTGTTGCTTCTAAGGTTTGATGTGCCATTGATTTAAGGAAATCTAGTGCAGGTTTGTAGCCACATTCACCGATAGCCATAACCATTTGATACTGAGTCTCCCAAGTACGTGAATCTTTTAGCTCTTCTTTCAAAGCACTTAATAAGAACGGGCCTGCATCGCCATTTTTAAGTTTACGTAATTTCTTAGCCGCAGATCGTCGTTTAGCTGACTTTTTATCTTTAAGCTGAGAAATCATTTCATCTAGCACAAAACTCTCCTGTACGTATAACTTTCCAATAACGGGCGCAGACATGTGGGGCATGATGGCGAAGCCGCGCGTGTATGCGTCCCAGCGAACGTAGAGAGTGTGTTGATTGGGTTGTTATATTGCATGTTTAAACAACCTAGCTATTAGTTCTTTTGAGTATCAAGCAGCCAGTTATCGTTGATATTGCGCAGCTAATTAAAAATGAAGCAAATGCGGCGAATAAATAAAAAGGATCAAGCGGCCCAAGGTTTAAATATGCTGCAAGGTGAAAAACTGACGCACTGAGTAACCCCGAAACAAAGACCGCTATAACGAATTTTTTAATAAATAAATGAGACACAAGCGAGCAAATCGTCGCAATTGTGGCAAGAACAGCAATACCGAATATTCCATCATTCATTAAATTACCTTTGCAATATAACGCTTAATATAACTGGAAAATACGAGCGTTTTACAGCGAGTAGTTTTCCAGTTGATGTTTTTGTTAACTGCCATGAGTACACTCTAACTTAAAGCCATGTTCTACTGACTTTATAAAACGAGGATAACCATTGTCAGTTTTATAACTTACAGAAACTCCACCATCAAAGAGAACTACCGAAAACACAGGATTTCTATAAATGTTTCCTTGAATTGGAGTATTCCAATCTGTATCCCAACCGTGATTATTACTCTTTAACCATCTCACAATATTTAAATAGTCCATATCGTCAGAGTTTATTACTGCACCACAATATTCAAACTCACTAGGGATAAAGCGCGTTTCAATTTCTAGATTTTTGAAAAAATAAAAATAACATGCAGCAATAATTAAGATAACAACAGCCACAAAGGCACTAAAAGTTTTCAACAGAGTCCCGTTTGGCAGTTAACGCCCCAATAAGCCGCTGAAAGGAGCGCAGCGTATTGAGGTCGGATTAATTGGTTTGTTATGTGCCTAAGTCAATCGGCAAATATATATCGGTTATCATTTCACTTTCTGATACTTCTGGGAAAAAACTAACCCTTTCAAAAAAAACAGGAAAGTCCCGAACTTCAAAATCAGAATCGAGAAGCCATTTGGAGTACAGAAAGTTTACCACCGCGCCAATAGAGTCATCGCTGCCAATATGCCTAACTACTGCACATCTCCCAGCAGGGATTATTTTGCTCACGACTCCATAATCATTTGGCTCGACTTGGAAGTCAACAGAACAACAAAGATCAAACCTAAAATTTTCGGGGACTGTTACAGCAGGATCATCGTAAACCAAATTAAAGGTCTTGCTTTTATTTGGCAGAAGGTGGTTGATTTTTCTCCACTCAATGAATTTTTGTATTGTATTTCCTAACAGGTTTGGCGAACCTCGGTGCTCCATAACTGCAATTGATGTTTCAGGGAAATCAATCAGTTCCACTTTAAAATCAGGATTTTCATTCATAATTTTAGTCCTTAGCTTAATCACTGGTTCATATTTTGAACGCCAAGGAGTCCAATCAGGGGTTTTCCTAAATTCGAACGGACTTTTGTCAAAATGTTTTTTAAAAGCCCGAGAAAAAGCTTCATGACTTTCGTAACCATTCGCCAATGCAATATCAACAATCTTATCATCTACCCTATAGGCTAATTGGAAGGCTGCCTTTTTGAGTCGAAGTAATCTCACAAGCGATATTACGGGCATACCAAAGTGTGACGAAAATTGCCTATGAAAATGGTACTTCGATAAATATGCTAGCTGACAAAGCCTTTTAACATCAAGCTCCCCATCAAGGTTAGCATCAATATAATTGACTACATCTATAAACTGATCACGGTATTTGGTCATATAACTATTTCTCTCCTAAGCAACTCAATACTAGGAACTATTTAAATACGGATCTTGACCAAAGTTGCTGAGTTTGAAGGCACATAACGAGCCTGTAGATTAACTCGTTTTTAAATTTGTTTTTTATTGATAAACAAACCATAGCTGAGTTCCTATTTTGGTTCAATTGATTACTGTATTTTTACGCAGAATATAGAAGTGTTTGATATTGTTTTAATTGGCGTTTTGGAAGGGATTTCGGGTGTTTGAGTGGCTTTTATTTAGAGTAAGAGGGCTTACCCTTCTCAATGCATCGTGTTTTGCAGCTTTTCTATATTATGAACAAGGCAATACAGTTGCCGCAGTGTAAAGTAAAGGCATTCACTTTTGTTTGACCCCGTAAGGTCAATTTATTCATGCCTTTATTCACTGTAATGTTCCGCTTTTTATTTAAAAGAAAGCCGAGTCGTTTACCATTCTTTAATAAACCGCTATCTTCTTCCGATTGGACTGTCTATTTTTACTTTCATTTTGTCTACATAGCTCAGCTTTTTGCGTGATTCATTATTTATAATAATGCACTCTTCATACTGTTTTTATTGGCTTTTTTCACATTAATTAGGATGGGTGTCATCCTAATCAATACTACTAAGTGCGTAAAGTGCAAAATTTAGGATGGGTGTCTAGTTTATTACGATAAATAATTAAAATTGAAACTCCAAACATTACAATCCCTGAAAACTTAGAGTTAACTTTAAGTTTGACCAGTAATTTTCTGAAAAAGTACCATCCATTCTACTTACCCATCAAAATGCATAACGCTTTGCATAACCGCACATTTGCGAAGCGAAGCGTAGAAAATTGTCCGTGTTTATGCACTTTTTAGGTTTCATTTATAACTGCTTCTGCTGTAAATTTATGATCAAGTGCGTTCTCTACTAATTGCTTATATAAATTGAACTGCTGCTCTGCATATTTCAGTTCATACTGCTCTTTTATGTAAAAGTATTGCTCTAGATTGTTCTTATACAAAGCAAGGAGACCTTCTGCTATTTCTATTTCTTTATGAGCATACTGACCAAGTTCATACTTTGTTAAAGGTAGCGCTCTGAATAATTTAACATCATATCTCCATGGGTTTTTTTCTTTTTCATATCGCCACATATCAAGATAACCAGAAAGTTGATATATTTCCGTAATTTCTTTATCAAATTTAGGGTCTTCAATTAAGTGAGACGTAATATCTGATAGTGCCTGTATTTTATTACCTATTAATTTCCTAGTAGATTTTAAAACAGAGTTCGTGATTTCACTTTGCTTTTTAATCGGATCAAAACTTAGTGCAAACTCTATTTCTTCTTTTCTGGCTAAGTAAACACAATTTTCAATAACATTTACAAGATTTGAATCTGCAATTTCTTGAGGCAAACATGCTTCAGCATTTGAAACTAACTCAACCCCTGCATATTCATACGATTTTGCGACTAAACGAGAACAAAATTGCCTTGTTGTATCAAGCTTTGAGAATATTTTAGCCCCTGCATTTGCAGCACTTAACTTAGAATATGATGTGCCTACTTGTAAACGAGCGTACTCAATCGCTTTATTTATAGCTGATTGATTATTAACTCTAACGACCTTCACAAAACCAGGGTTGTCAATAACCAAGCGTTGTGTATTTCCAGAATGAACTCCTGCTAGATCTGAATGAATGTAGCTTGAGCCTCCAACATACAAAATAGCATGAGAATATTCTGTCCCAGTTAATTTTTGTATCATTTTACTTGGCTTTTCATTCGAACAAGTAAGGATAATGTCGCCTTGTTTTAATATTTCTCTATCTAAGAGATACATGACTCACCTTGAAACCTAACGAGCCTGTAGATTAACTCGTTTTTTATTTGTTTTTATTGATAAACAAACCATAGCTGAGTTCCTATTTTGGTTCAATCGATTACTGTATTTTTACGCAGCATATAAAGAAGTGTTTGGTGTTGTTTAAATTGGCGTTTTGGAAGGAATTACGAGTGGTTGAATGGCTTTTATTTAAGTTAAAAGGGCTTCCCCTTCTTAATGTATCGTATTTCAGCTTTTCTATATTATGAACAAGGCAATACAGTTGCCACACAATAAAGTAAAGGCATTCACTTTTGTTTGACCCCGTAAGGTCAATTTATTCATGCCTTTGTTCACTGTAATGTTCCGCTTTTTATTTAAAGGAAAGCCGGTTCAATACAGCCGAGCCGTTTGCCATTCTTTAATAAACAGCTATCGTAGCCCGATGAGAAGTTTTTAACGCAGTTAATTAGAACACTAGAATGTTCTACGTTTTAATTCAGCAGGTATACTACCCATGTTTTACAACAAATTGCCAACGCCGTTATTAGCCCTTTTTCAAGATTATAAACTCCCCGATTTAAAACAAAAAAGCATAACCCAAAGAGCTATGCTTTTAATCAACCTTAATCAAGTTCGGTTTACAAACGAATACCGCCGTCTATTTCTACCACGCGGCCGGTAAAAAAGTCGTTTTCGATTATGTATTGTGCGGTATGGGCAATTTCGTCGCTTTCGCCTAAGCGCCCTACGGGTGTTACTGCAAGCATACGTTGTTTGGCTTCGGGCTTCATGGCGTCGGTCATGGCGGTGCTTATTACACCTGGTGCAATAGCGCCTACACGTATACCAAAGCGGCCAAGTTCTTTAGCCCATGTGGTGGTAAGTGCCACTACGCCTGCTTTTGATGCCGCGTAGTTTGTTTGGCCTATGTTACCTGCGCGCGCTACGCTCGACATATTAACGATTACGCCGCCTTTACCTGATTCAATCATGTGGCTTGCAGCTTCCCGCCCTGCTAAAAACACACCTGTCAGGTTTACATCAATCACTGATTGAAATTGCTCAAGAGACATTTTTTTAACGACTTTACCGTCTTTTGCCTTTATAAACATGCCGTCGCGTAAAATACCGGCGTTGTTTATAAGCACGCCAATGTGCCCAAAATCGCTATTAATGGTATTGAATACGCTTTCTACTTCGCTCTCGGCGGTTACGTTTGCGGCATAACCTTTAATGTTGCCTGTGACACCTTCAAGCTGCGTGAGTTGCTCGCATGCGTTGTTTAATAAGTCTTGTGCCATATCTATTAAAGCAATGTTGGCACCCATAAGTGCAAACTTTTGCGCCATTGCAAAGCCTAAACCTTGTGCGCCACCGGTTATTACTACCGTGTTATTTTTAATTTCCACGCGTTGCTCCTACTTAGAAAACAGTTTATAAATGGCACTAAAGTCATCACTACCCGCACCTTGGTGCTGTAGCATAGTGTATAAATTTTTAGCCATTGAACCCATAGGGGTTGATGAATTACTTTGCTGCGCGGCTTCCATGGCAAGGCCTAGATCTTTAGCCATTAAATCGACCATAAAGCCTGGTTTGTAATCGTTACTTGCAGGGGCTGTATCCATTACACCTGGGCAAGGGTTGTAAAGTTCAAGCGTCCAGTTTCGGCCCGAACTTGCGGTCATAATGTCGCTAAGCACTTTAGGATCGAGGCCGTTGTTAATACCCATTTGCAGTGCTTCGCTGGTGCCTGCCATTAAAATACTGAGTAGCATGTTATTACATATTTTTGCTACTTGCCCTGCGCCAATATCGCCTGCATGAAATATGTTTTTACCCATATCACTCAACACTGTATTTGCTTTATCGAACGCTGCTTTTTCGCCGCCTACAATAAAAGTAAGTGTGCCAGCAGTTGCGCCTGCAACGCCGCCCGATACCGGTGCATCTACAAAGCTTATGCCTTGTTCACCAAGCGCACTGCCTACAATACGGGCTGATTCTGCATCTATTGTTGAGCAATCAATTACTAATGTATTTTTGCTCAGCACGTTAATTAAGCCGTTGTCGTCGTTATTACCTAAGTAAAGCGACTTAACATGTTTGCCCGCTGGTAACATACTAATAAGTACGTCAGCATTGGTTGCGCACTGCTTTGCATCAACCGCTGCTTTTGCGCCTTTGCTTGCAAACTCATTTACGACCGACTGGTTTAAATCGAACACGCTAACAGTATGCCCAGCTTTAATTAAGTTAGCCGCCATTGGGCCGCCCATATTACCTAAACCAATAAAACCTATGTTTAATTTACTCATAGTTGTTCCTTTTAGATACCAATTCTATTTAACAGCAAGCTCATTGAGCGGGTGATTTTCGCCAAAGCGGTTAGCAAAAAAGCTATCTATTATTGTTTGTGGTACATCACTAAGTGTTTTGTATTGCCAATTTGGCGCGCCGTCTTTATCTATTAGTAGCGCTCTTACACCTTCTTGAAACTCACCTACTTCGCCAGCGCGAACCGACATACCCAGCTCCATTTTAAAACACGCTAATAAGCTTTTGCCTTGGCTTGTTTTTAATTGCTCACTTACAAGTGCACAACTTAGTGGGCAGCCATGCTTAAGTGATTTTTGAGCGCGCTGTAGCCATTTATCGTCAGTGGTTAGCCCTAAAATGTAATCAACCTGCTCCTGCAAGGTTGTAAACTCACCCAATTTTTGAATCGTTTTTAGGTTAGCTTTTATATTGCCTTTTGGCATACGCGCAGATTGGTTGTCTAAATCGGTTAATAACTTAGTTAATCGCTCATGATTTAAGCTTGCGGTTTTGCCCCATTTAGCTGCTAAAATTTGCGCAAGCATGGCATCATATTTAGTGCTGTCGATGAAGTGATCGGCAAGCGATACAAAACGCGCGTCGTCGCAGTTAATTGATGCCGACGTTAGCCCTAAAAATAGCCCCACACTTTGTGGCATTTTATGTAAAAAGTAACTGCCGCCTACATCAGGGTATAAACCTATGGTTTGCTCTGGCATGGCAATGCGAGATGTTTCGGTTACAACGCGGTGGCTAGCACCGGCCATTAGCCCTAAACCGCCGCCCATTACTATGCCGTTACCCCAAACGAGGATAGGTTTATCAAAGGTATGAATAAGATAATCAAGCTTGTACTCAAGGGTAAAAAACTCTTCAACTAAGCTTGTTGGTTTACCTTGCGCCATTGCATGATGAAGGCTTACAACATCGCCACCGGCGCAAAATGCTTTATCGCCTGCGCCTTTTAACAAGACCATAGCAATAGCATCATCGTCTTGCCAAGCTCGCAATTGCGGTTCAAGTAACTTGATCATCTCAAAATTAAGTGCATTTAAGGCTTTTGGCGCATTGAGTGTAATAAGCCCAATTAAACTGCCATTTTCTGCGGTTGCGGTTTCAAATACCACGGGTTCATCAGCGCTATTTAATAATGTTAAAGCACTCATTAGCCATTTACCCAGTTAGCGCGGCGTTTTTCTAAAAAGGCATTTACGCCTTCTTGTTGATCTTCGGTATCAAATAAACCAACAAATAACTCGCGCTCAAGAGGCAATACACTTGCCATTGGTTGATGGCGCCCTTTTTGAATCAATGTTTTACATGCTGCAACTGAGCTAGGGCTTTGATCGGCCACTTGGTTGGCCAGTTTTAAGGCTGCCGCAAAGCTTTCACCCTGCGGTACTACTTCTTCTACTAAGCCAATTTGTAGGGCTTTATCAGCTTTTAAGCGCTCGCCGCATAAAATCATGCGTTTTGCCCAGCCTTCGCCTACAAGCCATGCTAAATTTTGTGTGCCACCAGCACACGGTAATAAGCCAACTTTAGCTTCAGGGAGCGCCATTTGTGCTTGCTCTTCCGCAATACGAACGTCGCACGCAAGCGCCACCTCTAAACCGCCGCCCATTGCATAACCATTAATGGCTGCAACCGACACGCCTCTAAAATTAGTAAGCGCTTCAAATGCTTCACCAAATACACGCGACATATCGGCGGCTACGCCTTTATCGCCACCAGCAAATACGTTTAGGTCGGCACCCGCGCTAAAAAACTTCTCGCCTTCACCAGTAAGTACCAATGCATAAATATTTTTATTATTATTAAGCTCATTAACGGTATTTTTTAAATCAACTAGGGTGTCTTTTGTCCAGGTGTTTGCTGGCGGGTTAGACATAGTTAAAATAGCAACATGACCTTCGGTTGTAAGTTCAATACTCGGATTAGATTTTGATTCTGACATACATTGCTCCTTATAAAACGTCGCTTGCAGACTCAGCTAAAATACGGCGCGCTATAATCACACGCATAATTTCATTAGTGCCTTCTAAAATTTGATGAACGCGTACATCACGTACATGGCGCTCAAGCGGGTATTCTTTTATATAACCGTAACCACCATGAATTTGCAGTGCGTCGTTACATACGGTAAAACCAACATCGGTAGCAAAGCGTTTAGCCATGGCGCAGTAAGTGGTTTTTTCAACGTCGTTATTATCAAGTTTAAATGCAGCAAGCCTTACCATTTGGCGCGCAGCTACAAGCTCGGTGTTCATATCGGCAATTTTAAATTGCAATGCTTGAAACGCAGCCAATGGTTTACCAAATTGTGTACGTTCTTTTAAATATTCACGGGCTGTATTAAGCGCCGCTTGCGCTGTACCAATTGAACATGTGGCAATGTTAATTCGGCCGCCATCTAGGCCTTGCATCGCAAATTTAAAGCCTTCGCCCTCTGCGCCTAATAAGTTATGCGCAGGAATGCGTACATCTTCAAAGCTAATTAGGCGTGTAGGTTGTGCGTTCCAACCCATTTTTTCTTCGGCTTTGCCATATTCAACGCCTTTCGCGTCGGCCGGGACTACAAATGCCGAAATACCCGCAGCGCCTTCGCCGCCTGTACGTGCCATTACCACTAATACTTCGGTTTCGCCAGCGCCCGATATAAACATTTTTGAGCCGTTAATAACATACTCATCACCCTCAAGCACGGCTTTTGTTTTAAGTGATGCGGCGTCTGAACCCGACCCTGGCTCTGTTAAACAGTAAGAGGCAAGTAACTCGCCCATTACTAATTGCTCTACGTATTTGTCTTTAACTGCATCGGTACCAAAACTTGCTACCATCCAGGTGGCCATATTATGAATGGTTAACATGGCCGTTGTTGCGGTACAGCCCATAGCAAGCTGCTCAAAAATAATGCTCGAATCTAAACGTGATAAACCAAGGCCGCCCGCTTCCTCTGGCGTGTATAAACCACAAAAACCAAGCTCGCCTGCTGCTTTAATCGTGTCTTTAGGAAAAATATGTTCGCGATCCCACTTTGCTGCATAGGGGGCAAGTTCTGACTCGGCAAATTGGCGTGCTGTTTGAGCAAAGGCTTGTTGATCTTCTGATAAGTTAAAGTCCATGTTAGACCTCTTTAATTGTGTTAGTTGTGTTGTTAGTGTCTCCCGTCACGGGAGTAGTTCGTGACGAGCGGCGAAGGCTTATGTGTGTTGTGTGTTGTGTGTGAAGTAGCCTTCGCGCCCATCTTTATTATTAATTATTCTTTTATTTATTCATTTTTTAATTACGATTATTTTAAGTTAATGCTCATATTTGGACCCGACGCAATGTCGTCTTCAAACCAACGTGAGGTAATCGTTTTAGTTTCTGTGTAAAAACGAATGCCTTGTTTACCGTACGTGTGAGTATCGCCATAAAACGAGCCTTTCCAACCAGTGAACGAAAAGAACGGAAGTGGCACCGGAATTGGCACATTAATACCTACTTGGCCTACTTCAATTTCGTGTTGGAATTTACGAGCCACTGCGCCGCTTGACGTAAATAATGAGGTGCCGTTACCGTAAGGGCTGTCGTTAATAAGTGCGATTGCTTCATCAAGCGTGTCTACAAACATACACGCCAGTACTGGGCCGAATATTTCTTCTTTGTATAAATCCATCTCTTTGGTTACATCGGTAAATAACGTTGGGCCAACCCAGTTACCTTGCTCGTACCCTTCAACCGTAAAGTCAGAACCATCAATTAAACAGGTAGCGCCTTGCTCTTTACCACCAGCAATGAGTGATAAAATACGTGCCTTTGCTGCTTTTGATGTTTGTGGACCGTATGCCGCGTTTGCATCATCCCACACGCCTGGGCGTACATTTTCAAAGCCTGCTTTAATTTCATCTACCCACTGACTTGCTTGACCTACAAATACAGCAACCGAAATACCCATACAACGCTGACCAGCAGCACCTACCGATGCGCCTACTAAGTTATTTACAACGTGCGATTTACTTGCATCAGGCATAATAACCATGTGGTTTTTAGCGCCAACACACGCTTGCACGCGTTTAAGATTTTGTGTGCCTTTAGAATAAATATAAGCACCTACACCACATGAGCCAACAAACGAAATAGCACGCACTGCTTTGTCTTCTAGTAAGCGGTCTACTTGTGGTTTTGTACCGTGAACAACTTGTAATACGCCTTTTGGTGCGCCGGCTTCAATAAATAGCTCTGCTAAACGCATTGGTGTAAGTGGATCTTGCTCAGACGGTTTTAAAATAAAGGTGTTACCACACACAATAGCCAGCGGGAACATCCAAAGTGGGATCATTGCAGGGAAGTTAAACGGGGTAACACCTGCACACACGCCAAGTGGCTGCATGTAAGAATACGTATCGATTTTACGCGCTACGTTTTCCATTGTTTCACCCATCATTAATGATGGCGCGTTAGCAGCTTGTTCTACTACTTCAATACCACGCCAAACATCGCCTTTTGCATCTTCAAATGTTTTACCCAATTCATGGCAAATAATGGTAGCAAGCTCATCGTG of Pseudoalteromonas arctica A 37-1-2 contains these proteins:
- a CDS encoding methionine synthase, with the protein product MKKLLPTSTAGSLPKPLWLAEPETLWSPWKLQGDELTQGKHDALRLSLFDQQQAGIDIVSDGEQTRQHFVTTFIEHLNGVDFEKRKTVKIRDRYDASVPTVVGPVSRQKSVFVEDAKFLRQQTKQPIKWALPGPMTMIDTLYDDHYKSREKLAWEFAIILNQEAKELEAAGVDIIQFDEPAFNVFFDEVNDWGIACLERAIEGLKCETAVHICYGYGIKANTDWKKTLGSEWRQYEEAFPKLQQSNIDIISLECHNSHVPMDLLELIRGKKVMVGAIDVANHTIETPEEVANTLRKALQFVDADKLYPCTNCGMAPLPHHIARGKLNALSSGAEIIRKELLEKS
- a CDS encoding retropepsin-like aspartic protease, producing MNLSEGKTVIEFEISETGHQIVEAKINGKLLRFILDTGAGTSVLDRGCLSELGIEETLNVENAAGLGTSDHAMGDIEVDSIEFGSALFESPAFVSLNLDHVQVAGGEKGVHGLLGSPFFIQYQAVIDFSKNRLELFNKKN
- a CDS encoding DUF6624 domain-containing protein, whose translation is MRYLLFLVLIIPFYSFAEINLPLQKELIEMEIEDQHIRNKIGEAGWQNPPKALLEQMMKIDESNTGKLKAIIKKHHWVTRDLVGVKGVGAAFLVIQHSPDVAFKVKMLPYLKQSYLNGEGVSGQQVALLTDRALIAQGKKQIYGTQADVSEGKVVFSPIEDETNVDKRREEMNMPSLDFYLKIMEKMYGIKEHPEIDLN
- a CDS encoding AraC family transcriptional regulator, which codes for MTKYRDQFIDVVNYIDANLDGELDVKRLCQLAYLSKYHFHRQFSSHFGMPVISLVRLLRLKKAAFQLAYRVDDKIVDIALANGYESHEAFSRAFKKHFDKSPFEFRKTPDWTPWRSKYEPVIKLRTKIMNENPDFKVELIDFPETSIAVMEHRGSPNLLGNTIQKFIEWRKINHLLPNKSKTFNLVYDDPAVTVPENFRFDLCCSVDFQVEPNDYGVVSKIIPAGRCAVVRHIGSDDSIGAVVNFLYSKWLLDSDFEVRDFPVFFERVSFFPEVSESEMITDIYLPIDLGT
- a CDS encoding YiiX/YebB-like N1pC/P60 family cysteine hydrolase, coding for MYLLDREILKQGDIILTCSNEKPSKMIQKLTGTEYSHAILYVGGSSYIHSDLAGVHSGNTQRLVIDNPGFVKVVRVNNQSAINKAIEYARLQVGTSYSKLSAANAGAKIFSKLDTTRQFCSRLVAKSYEYAGVELVSNAEACLPQEIADSNLVNVIENCVYLARKEEIEFALSFDPIKKQSEITNSVLKSTRKLIGNKIQALSDITSHLIEDPKFDKEITEIYQLSGYLDMWRYEKEKNPWRYDVKLFRALPLTKYELGQYAHKEIEIAEGLLALYKNNLEQYFYIKEQYELKYAEQQFNLYKQLVENALDHKFTAEAVINET
- a CDS encoding SDR family oxidoreductase, which codes for MEIKNNTVVITGGAQGLGFAMAQKFALMGANIALIDMAQDLLNNACEQLTQLEGVTGNIKGYAANVTAESEVESVFNTINSDFGHIGVLINNAGILRDGMFIKAKDGKVVKKMSLEQFQSVIDVNLTGVFLAGREAASHMIESGKGGVIVNMSSVARAGNIGQTNYAASKAGVVALTTTWAKELGRFGIRVGAIAPGVISTAMTDAMKPEAKQRMLAVTPVGRLGESDEIAHTAQYIIENDFFTGRVVEIDGGIRL
- the mmsB gene encoding 3-hydroxyisobutyrate dehydrogenase encodes the protein MSKLNIGFIGLGNMGGPMAANLIKAGHTVSVFDLNQSVVNEFASKGAKAAVDAKQCATNADVLISMLPAGKHVKSLYLGNNDDNGLINVLSKNTLVIDCSTIDAESARIVGSALGEQGISFVDAPVSGGVAGATAGTLTFIVGGEKAAFDKANTVLSDMGKNIFHAGDIGAGQVAKICNNMLLSILMAGTSEALQMGINNGLDPKVLSDIMTASSGRNWTLELYNPCPGVMDTAPASNDYKPGFMVDLMAKDLGLAMEAAQQSNSSTPMGSMAKNLYTMLQHQGAGSDDFSAIYKLFSK
- a CDS encoding enoyl-CoA hydratase/isomerase family protein: MSALTLLNSADEPVVFETATAENGSLIGLITLNAPKALNALNFEMIKLLEPQLRAWQDDDAIAMVLLKGAGDKAFCAGGDVVSLHHAMAQGKPTSLVEEFFTLEYKLDYLIHTFDKPILVWGNGIVMGGGLGLMAGASHRVVTETSRIAMPEQTIGLYPDVGGSYFLHKMPQSVGLFLGLTSASINCDDARFVSLADHFIDSTKYDAMLAQILAAKWGKTASLNHERLTKLLTDLDNQSARMPKGNIKANLKTIQKLGEFTTLQEQVDYILGLTTDDKWLQRAQKSLKHGCPLSCALVSEQLKTSQGKSLLACFKMELGMSVRAGEVGEFQEGVRALLIDKDGAPNWQYKTLSDVPQTIIDSFFANRFGENHPLNELAVK